The following is a genomic window from Actinomycetes bacterium.
TCACCCACGCCCCGGTACCCGACGGGGAGCGGGGCGTCTCGGTGGTGACCAGCCTGCACTCGGAGGCGTCACCGCAGCTGCGCTTCCTGGTCGGCGACTGGACCCGGCTGGTCCGCGACCGCTGCGCCTGCGACCGCACCTCGGCCCGGGCCCTGGGCGGCTTCGCCGGCCGGGCCGACGACATGCTCAACGTGCGGGGCGTGACCCTGTTCCCGAGCGCGGTCGAGGACGCGGTGCGCCGGGTGCCCGAGGTCGGCGAGGAGTTCGAGGTGGTCGTCGACCGCCGACGCGACCTCGACGTGCTGACCGTGCGCGTCGAGGTCCGCCGCGACGTCGACGCCCGCCGCCACCCCGCCGTCGCCCGCCTGGTCGAAAGCGAGATCGTCTCCCGCTGCGAGCTCCGCCCGGTGGTGGAGGTCCTCCCCCACGGCGTCCTTCCCCGCACCGAACGCAAGGCCCGCCGGGTCCGTGACCTCCGGGAGTGACCTACCGGTCGTAGTGCCGGCTGCAGGTCAGCATGAGCTTCCGGCCTGGCAGGCGCGCGAACGTCATGCGGAGCGCAGCAGAGGCTGAGGCCGACCAGTTCCCGGCCAGGTCGCCGAGGCGCTGGCGCTACGCTGGGTCTGAACGACGGTCCCGGGGCTCGCTCAGGCCCCGGCCGCCGCCTGCCTGGCCAGGCGGGTCACCTCGGCGTGGAGGGTGTCCACGTACAGCTCGTGCTCGGGCTTCATCAGCACGCTGCGCAGGACGCGGGCGGCCGGGGCGTCGGGGACGAGGTCGGGGTCGCGCTGGCGCAGGCGCGCGGCCGGCATCCGCAGCGTCGACAGGAACACCGGGGACGGGTCGGTCATGGCGGCCCGGAGCAGCCGGGCCGAGGCGGCGTCGACCGCGGTGCACGACCGCTCCCGGGTGGCCGGGTAGAAGGTGACGATGTCAAGCTGCGGGTCGTTGCCGAGCAGCAGCTCGTCGCTGGCGTCGATGCGGGCGGCCCAGGCCCGGGCGGCCAGGGCCCCGGCGGCCAGCACCGGCCCGAGGCCCTTGCCGGCCCGCAGCGGGAGCACCCGCAGGGTGAGCCAGAGCGCCCCGGCGGCCGCCCCGGCCCGCGAGCACTCCAGGCTGATCTCGCCCAGGTGCAGCTCGTCGGAGGTGAAATAGGTGTAGGGCGAGTCGTGCTTGTAGAGCCGGCCCACGGACGCGTCCCGGAACAGCACCGCCCCACACCCGTAGGGCTGCAGGCCGTGCTTGTGCGGGTCGACCACCACCGAGTCGCACTCGGCGACGGCCCGCAGCGCCCGGGCCGCGGGCGCACCGATCACCCTGCCCTCCTCGCCGGCCCAGGCCAGCAGCGCGTAGAAGCCGCCGTAGGCGGCGTCGACGTGGAGGCGGCAGCCGTAGCGGTCGCGCAGGGCGAGCACCTCGTCGACCGGGTCGACCGCGCCCAGGCCGGTCGTGCCGGTGGTGAGCACGACCGTGCCCACGGAGCCGGTCTCAAGCACCCGCTCGAGGGCGTCGGCGTCCATCCGGCCCGACCCGTCGGCCGGCACCTTGACCGTGTCGACCCCGAGC
Proteins encoded in this region:
- a CDS encoding aminotransferase class I/II-fold pyridoxal phosphate-dependent enzyme; translation: MDLNDAVAAALRFGESWEGSFESFERHPALAVDAARLGAAWEEYTRRLEDNYPFFHPRYAGQMLKPAHPVAVAGYLAAMLINPNNHALDGGPATGAMEKEVVADLAAMFRLPAGALGHLTSSGTIANLEALWVARQLHPGKAVAFSEEAHYTHERMCGVLGVDTVKVPADGSGRMDADALERVLETGSVGTVVLTTGTTGLGAVDPVDEVLALRDRYGCRLHVDAAYGGFYALLAWAGEEGRVIGAPAARALRAVAECDSVVVDPHKHGLQPYGCGAVLFRDASVGRLYKHDSPYTYFTSDELHLGEISLECSRAGAAAGALWLTLRVLPLRAGKGLGPVLAAGALAARAWAARIDASDELLLGNDPQLDIVTFYPATRERSCTAVDAASARLLRAAMTDPSPVFLSTLRMPAARLRQRDPDLVPDAPAARVLRSVLMKPEHELYVDTLHAEVTRLARQAAAGA